A stretch of Fusarium poae strain DAOMC 252244 chromosome 2, whole genome shotgun sequence DNA encodes these proteins:
- a CDS encoding hypothetical protein (BUSCO:4815at5125): protein MPLTKTRPSPRPSATGSFSDANISGETEDRPRLGLNDDHEKTPRRKRQHGRQWSHAASWRSTSVIPIKNDAEIQNENQNDNNETIEEFGAVDTVPSASIGGRFKRPDFVLQGLITRAKNRVRDRNGRGEKVDDDVPSLQQEQSDAPILSPLSNKSSSPHSLPPRAAPPDRGFRRKSPPVVPTGIFQGTRSKTKTNTKTPLTPTPSSSQSPSYLPQALISPRSPPDQNKPLPPPPPTPGSLCDKENATSPPPKPVLKLNRIMSTLTESEIEKLFSGAPQYFARSEGHCSGAPNPSVAFPFDEALEIRDLTDHVQIEDRAWSGLTAWPHLTRDLNQDAAARAKAVDSRKAHFFIRCRERPNMLSMQGLEKGTMGFSAALELAVGDALEEEQFGFDSLGKKAHAIVEARERMLSPLGYLRRLPETELMDRLRRNSELYRVNDLRKKTSVQTYQDLFHSFMRPCNSVVDKRDHYSLANQINALIKCLGTANVWFDFTHVEWRIRLGQILWGSEDNDELEDTSSIHGTANANERAEEKYWLFMQILVATELLIRLDAITEGEEYGVEAFRPIDVVHFERAATPMVKWSLHLARSWLDNIEIEKVEEQPSSGSKTGEPATPPPASGWLGSLFSKFTFRQHHEDKTTASHSYTIKGRNPQQQVDGLTHFAKKLLWPGIDTYEGLIANNARRSIIGLVPKPTPAATLDKPAKKSSETNGSKRSLYFGSYDQKDKSRPQRRKLAAALHPSGWLSKSYVYGLMLPGDGLCHFLMATLLENDSKAMERLGSFANLCGGFVYSGKSFWSTSCIVGRVIAAGQGSAECMGWVSSDILPLGIDEGWVNIEVESVADDMAHLGKKARLWAKKRVERESSILGDADEYSCFPADFIIPHENNYSTPPPLISVTFRSLELVSSEPTNVFPARAANKDPELLSLPATVNFAVAIDGFTAENFSLSLAYDISFVTAHPCSPSHRVRFIKSPSSPTIQQIDVTGSDTFGQGSRPANRTGMDDLYRACIPQLNVFSGHPLHKWYNYAVIHISELLKRQHTPLSELLAAPPTHHRTPSRLGSDRVLVIDCITNLSEVPQSPTIERLTSKYNIVQRRGSFPAAEQMHFESRKRQFGSDMEILVRALCAQKGWNAIISRRKRGCLACAIREAGALQWKVIIRVE from the exons ATGCCACTGACCAAAACAAGGCCGTCGCCACGGCCATCTGCCACGGGCAGCTTCAGCGACGCGAACATATCGGGAGAAACAGAAGACAGGCCCAGATTGGGGCTGAATGATGATCACGAGAAAACGCCTAGGAGAAAGCGCCAGCATGGACGGCAATGGTCTCACGCCGCATCTTGGAGAAGCACGAGCGTCATACCAATCAAGAATGATGCCGAGATCCAAAACGAGAACCAGAACGACAACAACGAAACCATTGAAGAGTTTGGTGCTGTAGATACAGTTCCATCTGCATCGATCGGGGGTCGCTTCAAGCGTCCGGATTTTGTACTTCAAGGTTTAATCACTCGAGCCAAAAATCGTGTAAGGGATCGCAATGGGAGAGGGGAGAAGGTAGATGACGAT GTCCCATCGCTGCAACAAGAACAGAGCGACGCTCCCATCCTTTCTCCTTTGAGCAACAAGTCGTCCTCCCCGCATTCTCTTCCGCCACGAGCCGCTCCCCCCGACCGAGGCTTCCGCCGCAAATCCCCACCTGTAGTTCCTACGGGGATATTCCAGGGTACCAGGTCTAAGACAAAGACTAACACTAAGACGCCCTTGACGCCTACACCTTCATCGTCACAGTCGCCGTCCTATTTACCACAGGCTCTTATTTCCCCGCGTTCACCTCCGGATCAGAACAAGccgcttcctcctcctccaccgaCTCCGGGTTCCTTGTGCGACAAGGAAAATGCTACTTCTCCCCCGCCAAAGCCCGTCTTGAAGCTGAATCGAATCATGTCTACTCTCACCGAGTCCGAAATCGAGAAGCTCTTCTCGGGAGCCCCTCAGTATTTCGCCCGTAGCGAGGGGCATTGCTCTGGTGCCCCCAATCCCAGTGTCGCATTTCCCTTTGATGAGGCATTGGAGATCCGTGATCTCACTGACCACGTACAAATCGAAGACCGAGCATGGAGCGGTCTTACAGCATGGCCTCACCTAACTCGGGACCTTAACCAGGATGCCGCTGCCCGAGCAAAGGCTGTCGACTCGCGCAAAGCGCACTTCTTTATCCGTTGTCGGGAGCGTCCTAATATGCTGAGTATGCAGGGCCTGGAAAAGGGGACCATGGGCTTCTCAGCCGCTCTTGAGCTCGCCGTTGGCGATGCCCTCGAGGAGGAGCAGTTCGGTTTCGACAGTCTTGGAAAGAAAGCCCATGCTATCGTCGAGGCACGTGAGCGCATGCTTTCCCCATTGGGTTACCTGCGTCGCCTTCCCGAGACTGAACTGATGGACCGTCTCAGGCGGAATTCTGAACTGTACCGAGTCAACGATCTTCGTAAGAAGACGTCTGTCCAGACTTACCAGGACCTCTTTCATTCTTTCATGCGGCCATGCAATTCTGTTGTCGATAAGCGCGACCACTACAGCTTGGCCAACCAAATCAACGCCCTGATCAAGTGTCTCGGCACTGCCAATGTGTGGTTCGACTTCACCCATGTTGAGTGGAGGATCAGACTAGGGCAGATCCTGTGGGGAAGTGAAGACAATGATGAACTGGAGGATACTTCATCAATTCACGGCACAGCCAATGCAAACGAGCGAGCTGAGGAGAAGTATTGGCTCTTCATGCAAATTCTTGTCGCTACTGAACTTCTCATCCGACTAGATGCCATCACGGAGGGTGAGGAATACGGGGTCGAGGCGTTCCGACCTATCGACGTTGTTCACTTTGAGCGAGCCGCTACTCCGATGGTCAAATGGTCGCTACATCTTGCACGAAGCTGGCTTGACAATATCGAAATTGAAAAAGTTGAAGAGCAGCCTTCAAGCGGTTCCAAGACAGGGGAACCAGCCACGCCTCCTCCAGCGTCAGGTTGGCTGGGCTCCCTCTTTAGCAAATTCACATTCCGTCAACATCACGAAGATAAAACGACGGCCAGTCATAGCTATACTATCAAAGGTCGTAATCCACAGCAGCAGGTGGATGGGCTCACTCATTTTGCAAAGAAACTACTCTGGCCGGGCATTGACACGTATGAGGGCCTCATCGCAAACAATGCACGTCGATCCATCATTGGTTTGGTGCCAAAACCGACTCCTGCAGCTACTCTTGATAAGCCAGCCAAAAAGTCTTCTGAAACGAACGGATCCAAGCGATCGCTGTACTTCGGATCGTACGACCAGAAAGACAAGTCACGGCCACAACGACGAAAGCTCGCAGCAGCGCTCCATCCTTCTGGCTGGCTTTCAAAATCGTATGTATATGGTCTGATGCTTCCTGGAGATGGCTTGTGCCATTTCCTGATGGCCACACTACTCGAGAACGACAGCAAAGCCATGGAACGCTTGGGCTCGTTTGCCAACTTGTGTGGGGGGTTTGTATACTCAGGCAAGAGCTTCTGGAGCACGTCGTGTATTGTGGGTCGAGTTATTGCAGCAGGCCAAGGTTCCGCCGAATGCATGGGATGGGTTTCCAGTGATATTCTTCCTCTTGGCATTGACGAAGGCTGGGTTAATATTGAGGTGGAAAGCGTAGCTG ATGATATGGCTCATTTGGGCAAGAAAGCAAGACTGTGGGCAAAGAAGCGAGTCGAGCGCGAATCTTCCATCCTTGGTGATGCAGACGAATACTCTTGTTTCCCTGCGGACTTCATCATCCCTCACGAAAACAACTACTCGACGCCTCCTCCGTTGATTAGCGTTACTTTCCGATCACTAGAACTCGTATCATCTGAGCCGACCAACGTTTTTCCCGCGAGGGCAGCTAACAAGGATCCTGAATTACTATCGTTACCAGCCACTGTCAATTTTGCTGTGGCCATTGACGGATTCACAGCTGAGAACTTCTCGCTCTCTCTGGCCTACGATATTAGTTTCGTAACAGCGCACCCGTGTTCACCTTCCCATCGAGTTCGTTTCATTAAATCCCCATCCAGCCCAACAATCCAACAAATTGACGTAACTGGGTCTGACACGTTCGGGCAAGGGTCTCGGCCTGCCAATCGCACAGGTATGGATGATCTCTACAGGGCTTGCATTCCCCAACTAAACGTATTCTCAGGCCATCCATTACACAAATGGTATAATTATGCTGTCATCCACATCTCGGAGCTTTTGAAGCGTCAACACACCCCGCTTTCAGAGCTTCTTGCGGCCCCTCCAACTCACCATCGTACGCCTTCGCGACTAGGAAGCGATCGGGTGCTTGTTATTGACTGCATCACCAACTTATCGGAAGTGCCTCAATCTCCCACCATCGAGAGGTTAACCTCAAAATATAATATCGTTCAGCGACGAGGCAGTTTCCCTGCCGCGGAACAAATGCATTTCGAGTCCAGGAAAAGACAATTCGGCTCAGACATGGAGATTCTGGTTCGTGCGCTCTGTGCTCAAAAAGGCTGGAATGCCATCATCAGTCGACGAAAGAGAGGATGCCTCGCTTGCGCTATTCGCGAAGCCGGCGCATTACAATGG